A region of the Polynucleobacter sp. MWH-Braz-FAM2G genome:
CACACCAAAGATTGAGACTACCCACTTTGATGGATGTACTTTTTTTCAAAAATTCTAATTTTGAATATATTAATTTTTTCTCAACACTTTTACCCGGAGTCATTTCGTATTAACGAGTTGGCTGAAGAGCTATCGGCGAATGTAGATAATGTTTTTGTTTTGACTGGTAAGCCAAATTATCCTAATGGGGATATTTACCTGGGATATAGTGCTTTTGGACTTCAGATTGAAAGGCAGAAATCATTCACAATTTTTCGCGTGCCTTTGATTCCAAGAGGCAAAGGCGGGGCAATTAAAATGTTGTTAAACTATCTTTCATTTATTATCAGCGCGCTATTTCTGGCACCAATATTGTTACGAAAACTTAATATTGATGTTATTTTTGTATATGGCACATCTCCCTTAATTCAAGGCATATCTGCAATTCCTTTGCGGTATCAATTTAAGGCAAAGCTTATTACTTGGGTTCAAGATTTATGGCCAGAGGATCTTGCATCTACTGGTTATATAACTAATAAATTTTTATTGAAAATAAATGAGTGGCCTGCTAGGTTATTATATTTTTTCTCAGACAGAATATTGGTGCAGTCAAATGCGTTTTTAGGCCCTGTAAGACGCCTGACTAGTAATCCTGAAATTTATGTTTTGCCAAATCCAGCAGAAAGACATGTTTTTTTTCAAAATCGGTCTATTGAGATTCCAAAATTAATGGACCAAATGCTTGGAAAGTTCAATGTAGTTTTTGCTGGAAACATTGGTAATAATCAGTCAATCCAAACGATTATTGAGGCTGCTGAAATAATCAAATACCATAAAGAAATTCAAATTATTATGGTTGGAAGTGGTAGCTATAGTGAGAGGCTAAAACAAGAGATTAGCGAGCGCAACTTAAATAATTTGGTTGCTGTCGGTCGCTATGATTCTGAATACATGCCATCCATTTTTGAGTGCAGTGACGCATTATTAGTTACATTGGGCGCAAAAGAGAATTTAGGGTGGACAGTGCCTTGTAAGGTTCAAACCTATATGGCTGCTGGAAGGCCAATTATCGGATCAATTAGCGGAGAGGGTAAGTTAGTAATTGAGGCATCTGGTGCTGGTTTGACTGCTGACGCTGAAGATCCGGTTGGATTGGCAAATTGCATAATTCAATTATTCGGGATGGACTCTCAGTCTAGGGCTGTTATGGGTAATGCGGGAAGGCAATTTGCAGAAAAAAATTATCACCCTCAAAAAATTTCACAAATTCTGATGGATCATTTTAAAAGTGCATTGGGGGGCAAGGGGTAAAAGTATGAATGTGCTCATATTAGGAGTAACTGGATTGATTGGGTCAACATTAGCCAGATATTTGGCTCAAGACAAGCAAATGCAGGTTTTTGGTTCAACTCGTAAAAGTGAATTTAATGCTGGATTGGTTGGATTGGAAAATGATCATATATATAAAAATATCAATATTGAGGATATTGATAGCCTAGTTGCGATGCTGGAAAAAAGTATGCCATCAATTGTGATCAATTGCGCTGGAATTACTAAGCACCTTATGGAATCAAATAATCCAATTGCGGTATTGCCCATCAACTCCATATTTCCCCATCGTTTGGGTAAATTATGCGGCTTGATGGGCATACGATTGATCCAAATTAGCTCTGATTGTGTATTTTCAGGCGCTACCGGTTCATATACCGAAGAGAGTATTGCGGATGCTCTTGACTTGTATGGGAGATCTAAGGCGTTTGGTGAAATAGCTAACCAATGCAACTGTATTACATTAAGAACCTCGACTATTGGTCATGAAATCGAAACGCGGCATGGTTTGCTTGAGTGGTTTCTTCATCAAAAAAGCATCTGTAGTGGATTCGGTAAAGCCATATTTTCTGGCTTAACTTCTTTTGAGTTGGCAAAGGTAATAAAAAATTTCGTAATTCCAAACCAAGCAATTTATGGTTTGTACAACATAGCTGCTGAGCCAATATCCAAGTATGACTTACTTTGCCTGATTGCAAATGTTTATCATAAAGATGTGATGATCGTGAAGAATGATGAATTCGTGATTGATCGCTCCCTTATTCCTGAAAAGTTCTTCAAATCAACTGGCTATAAAGCCCCAAGCTGGATTAACATGATTAGTGATATGTACAATGCGAGGCCAAATGTTTAAAGATAAAGTCTTAATGATCACCGGGGGAACAGGATCTTTTGGGACTGCAGTTTTAAAAAGATTTCTTCTCACTGACGTGAAGGAGATTCGTATTTTTAGTAGGGATGAAAAGAAGCAGGAAGATATGCGAATTACTTATGCAAATGAAAAGCTAAAATTTTGCATTGGAGATGTAAGAAATTTATCTAGCATCAATGATTCGATGTGTGGTGTTGACTACGTCTTTCATGCCGCTGCTTTAAAGCAAGTTCCATCATGTGAGTTTTATCCAATGGAGGCAGTTCAAACTAATATACTTGGAACTCATAATGTTTTGACATCTGCAAGCGCGTTTGGAGTAAAAAAGGTAGTGGTTCTAAGCACTGATAAAGCTGTATACCCAATAAATGCAATGGGGATTTCAAAGGCGATGGCCGAAAAAGTGATGATTGCTAAATCCAGAAATCAAGCTAAGGGCGAGACAATTTTTTGCGGAACACGTTATGGAAATGTGATGGCCTCAAGAGGATCGGTAATACCCTTGTTCATTACCCAATTGTTGGAGGACAAGCCTATAACAATTACGGATCCTGATATGACTAGATTTTTAATGTCGCTTGATGAGTCGGTTGATCTCGTATTGCATGCATATTACGAGGGGCGCCAAGGCGACATACTTGTCCAGAAGTCTCCCTCCTCAACCGTGGCTGATTTAGCTCAAGCGTTAAAAGAAATTTTCTCCAAGAAAAATAAAATTAACGTGATTGGGACGAGGCATGGTGAAAAGCTTTATGAGTCACTTGTATCGCGTGAAGAAATGGCAAGATCCGAGGATATGGGAAAATATTATAGAATTCCCGCAGATAATCGCGATTTAAATTACGCAAAATATTTTAGCGAGGGGGAGGAAAAGATATCTTATCTTGATGATTACACCTCCCACAGTACGACACGATTAAATGTTGAGCAGTTAAAAGAGCTTCTACTCAATTTGGATTATGTGAAAAAGGCTTTAAATGTATAAGGTAATGACAATTGTTGGTACGCGACCAGAGCTAATAAAAATGAGTCGAGTCATTGCCGAATTTGACAATAATCTTAATCATATTCTTGTGCATACTGGGCAGAACTATGATTATGAGTTAAATCAACTTTTCTTTGAAGATTTGGGAATCAGAAGGCCTGATTATTTTTTAGAGGCCGTTGGGGAAAATGCCGCACAAACTATTGGCAGAGTTATAGAAAGTGCAGATGTGGTTTTTGAAAAGGAAGAGCCTGATGCAGTTATGTTATACGGAGATACAAATTCTTGCATGGCGGTAATAGCAGCAAAACGCAGAAAAATCCCTGTATTTCATATGGAAGCGGGAAACCGATGTTTTGATCAACGAGTGCCAGAGGAGTTAAACCGTAAAGTATTGGATCATTTAAGTGACATCAATTTAGTGCTAACAGAGCACGCAAGAAGATATCTAATCGCCGAGGGTATACGACCAGAAACAATTATTAAAACAGGCTCGCACATGCGCGAAGTTCTAGATTTTTATATGCCGAAAATATTAAAATCTAAAGCATTAGAGGAAATGGGTCTTGGGTCTAAAGGGTATTTTTTGGTAAGCGCCCATCGAGAGGAAAATGTTGATTCACAGTCAAACCTTAAAGATTTAATCAACACACTTAATGGATTGGCTGAAAAATATAATTTACCAGTAATAGTCTCCACCCACCCTAGAACTAGGAAGAGATTAGATGCATTAAGGGTGAATGATTTTGATGCTAGAGTTAAATTTTTAAAACCTTTTGGATTTTGCGACTATATTAAATTGCAAATGGAGGCTCTTTGTGTGATCTCTGATAGCGGGACGATTACGGAAGAGGGCTCCCTTTTGAATCTGCCGGCAATTACTATTCGCAATGCGCATGAGCGACCAGAGGGAATGGATGTTGGTACATTGATAATGTCTGGCTTAAAGAGGGAGAGAGTGCTTGATGCAGTGCAAGTTATCGTATCTCAACACTCTAATGGCTATAGAGTTATGCCACCTGTGACAGATTATGAAACTCAATTTGCATCTAAACAATTATTAAGAATTGTATTAAGTTATATTGATTATATTAATCGAACTATTTGGTCTAAGGCTTCATAAGCAATATGCTTACTCATAATGAGGTTATCTCTGAACCTAAAGAGGCATTTCCTTACAAGCCACCTAGTGCAGAAATTCTCCAAGGTTATCCTCATATTTTTCAAATAAACGAGCCTCTTTCTCCAAGATTTTTTAAGGTGCTGTTTGATAAATTTGTGGCAATTATTTTTCTTTTGCTTGCTGCACCTATTTTTTTAATATTGAAGTTAGCATTTGTGATTGAAGGTTTGTTGAGCCCTGAAAACAGTGGCCCCATGTTTTTTTATTACAATGCAGTTAGTGCTGGAAAAATTATTCCTAAATATAAAATTCGACTGATTAAAAAAAAGTACATAGAGCCTGAGGGAGCAAAGCGACATGACTGGATTGCCTATTCCGCCGAGTGGACTCCTGATAGTCGTACTCTTGTGGGGCAATTTGTTAAAAAGTATTA
Encoded here:
- a CDS encoding glycosyltransferase family 4 protein, with amino-acid sequence MAEELSANVDNVFVLTGKPNYPNGDIYLGYSAFGLQIERQKSFTIFRVPLIPRGKGGAIKMLLNYLSFIISALFLAPILLRKLNIDVIFVYGTSPLIQGISAIPLRYQFKAKLITWVQDLWPEDLASTGYITNKFLLKINEWPARLLYFFSDRILVQSNAFLGPVRRLTSNPEIYVLPNPAERHVFFQNRSIEIPKLMDQMLGKFNVVFAGNIGNNQSIQTIIEAAEIIKYHKEIQIIMVGSGSYSERLKQEISERNLNNLVAVGRYDSEYMPSIFECSDALLVTLGAKENLGWTVPCKVQTYMAAGRPIIGSISGEGKLVIEASGAGLTADAEDPVGLANCIIQLFGMDSQSRAVMGNAGRQFAEKNYHPQKISQILMDHFKSALGGKG
- a CDS encoding polysaccharide biosynthesis protein — its product is MFKDKVLMITGGTGSFGTAVLKRFLLTDVKEIRIFSRDEKKQEDMRITYANEKLKFCIGDVRNLSSINDSMCGVDYVFHAAALKQVPSCEFYPMEAVQTNILGTHNVLTSASAFGVKKVVVLSTDKAVYPINAMGISKAMAEKVMIAKSRNQAKGETIFCGTRYGNVMASRGSVIPLFITQLLEDKPITITDPDMTRFLMSLDESVDLVLHAYYEGRQGDILVQKSPSSTVADLAQALKEIFSKKNKINVIGTRHGEKLYESLVSREEMARSEDMGKYYRIPADNRDLNYAKYFSEGEEKISYLDDYTSHSTTRLNVEQLKELLLNLDYVKKALNV
- a CDS encoding sugar transferase, which produces MLTHNEVISEPKEAFPYKPPSAEILQGYPHIFQINEPLSPRFFKVLFDKFVAIIFLLLAAPIFLILKLAFVIEGLLSPENSGPMFFYYNAVSAGKIIPKYKIRLIKKKYIEPEGAKRHDWIAYSAEWTPDSRTLVGQFVKKYYLDELPQFWSVLKGDMSIVGPRPLSVLHYERDRAQGNVTRFLLRGGLLGLGHINKGTPEMGNPIYEYEYVDQYLKRSSFGLLCLDLWIIWRGVLVIVRGGGY
- the wecB gene encoding non-hydrolyzing UDP-N-acetylglucosamine 2-epimerase; translated protein: MYKVMTIVGTRPELIKMSRVIAEFDNNLNHILVHTGQNYDYELNQLFFEDLGIRRPDYFLEAVGENAAQTIGRVIESADVVFEKEEPDAVMLYGDTNSCMAVIAAKRRKIPVFHMEAGNRCFDQRVPEELNRKVLDHLSDINLVLTEHARRYLIAEGIRPETIIKTGSHMREVLDFYMPKILKSKALEEMGLGSKGYFLVSAHREENVDSQSNLKDLINTLNGLAEKYNLPVIVSTHPRTRKRLDALRVNDFDARVKFLKPFGFCDYIKLQMEALCVISDSGTITEEGSLLNLPAITIRNAHERPEGMDVGTLIMSGLKRERVLDAVQVIVSQHSNGYRVMPPVTDYETQFASKQLLRIVLSYIDYINRTIWSKAS
- a CDS encoding SDR family oxidoreductase, producing the protein MNVLILGVTGLIGSTLARYLAQDKQMQVFGSTRKSEFNAGLVGLENDHIYKNINIEDIDSLVAMLEKSMPSIVINCAGITKHLMESNNPIAVLPINSIFPHRLGKLCGLMGIRLIQISSDCVFSGATGSYTEESIADALDLYGRSKAFGEIANQCNCITLRTSTIGHEIETRHGLLEWFLHQKSICSGFGKAIFSGLTSFELAKVIKNFVIPNQAIYGLYNIAAEPISKYDLLCLIANVYHKDVMIVKNDEFVIDRSLIPEKFFKSTGYKAPSWINMISDMYNARPNV